The following nucleotide sequence is from Citrus sinensis cultivar Valencia sweet orange chromosome 6, DVS_A1.0, whole genome shotgun sequence.
CGGAAACGTGTTGCTTAGGCTTTCCTCATCCAATCATCGAATTCCAACGGTGATCAATGTGTCGCACATATGTATATCCGCGTTGGTCAAGCTTGACACGTAAAAAGTAACAAGCCAGTATATATAATACTCGAAATGAATCAAAAgaaagtatatattatttaattcttgaaAGTCATTAATCTTTTGTTATCTTTATCTTTCTAATAAGTCTCGTTAACAAAAAGGTGTATGGGATCACCATACGAGAATTGTATCATActattaataatgatacgaCCGTATTAAATGGATCTTGTTCAGTATTTAAAAGGAAATCGAGAATAAACGAAATtgcaattaaattatacaaatatatacaaatatatcttacttggaaaatgaaaagtttttcttttttcttgattaaagaaaaaggacCCAATCAAtgttattaaaagaaaaaacccatttagttttgatttgattccttTGAATTATAAAGTGATTTATCAGAATTTGGAATCAAACAGAAAAGTtggctttcttctttttatcatctttaatAGAAAGTTTATTTCGATGGGCATAATATTGCATATTTACCTAGTAACATAATAACAACGATTAGACAGAGAAAAAGATGTACACATTGATGGAAAATGGCAAATTGTgaagtttgatttcaattattgaatCCAATACTTTCTAATTATATGTGAACATCGATATAATAATATCGCCATGCACTGTCGACTTACTATCTACcaaatttacatttaattaatttaaaaaataaaaaagataaattatttacttttaaaattaaagtaaaagtaTTATAACTTACACTCACTCAAGCTTACTTAATCAttatctattaattatttcccTTTCCACTACACGCAatccataaaataaattataaacaaatataattataaacatagattaagattttctcttaatcataatttttccTCAACAAAAATTCATGTACTTAATTTatggttaataaataaaaaagaagttaaatcCTATCAATATACTACTATGACATATAGtataatatctttaaaaatttaggataGCTTAGATGGGAAGGAGAATTCTAATCCTATAAACATACTGCACTTTCATCGCAAGTCTTGGTCAACACAAAAGCAAGTTAAGCCCCGCCCCGCGCCACctccccaccccccccccccctcccttCCTTCCCCTTTATACACAAAGGCCTCACTTTATCATTAAGGCACTCGTCTCTCAAAACTCTCTATCAGAAAAGGAAAGGaggaacccaaaaaaaaaaaaaaaaactcacggTCTTCTTCTACTTCTTTTCCTATCACACCATGTCAGAGAAAGTCTGCGACAAGCACGGCTGCAAACGCCGTAAAATATTCCGGAGAATCATCGCCGGCATCCTCATCTTCATCCTCATAGTCCTAATCACCATCCTCATCGTGTGGGCCATCCTCCGCCCTACGAAACCTAGGTTCATCCTCCAAGACGCCACCGTTTACGTCTTCAACGTCTCGAACCCGAACGTCCTCACGTCAAGCTTCCAAGTCACAATTTCCTCCCGAAACCCTAATGACAGAATCGGTATTTACTACGACAAGCTTGACCTTTACGCCACTTACCATAGCCAACAAATCACTTACAAGACCTCCCTCCCTACCACTTATCAAGGCCACAAGGAGGTCAACGTTTGGTCGCCGTACGTTTACGGTAACGCCGTCCCCGTGGCCCCGTACAATGCTGTGTCCTTGACTCAAGATCAGTCTAGTGGGATCATCCCTTTGACGTTCAAGATTGATGGACGGGTCAGATGGAAAGTCGGCACCTTCATTACCGGCAAGTATCATTTGTACGTCAGGTGTCCTGCGTATATAAATTTTGGTGACAGGCAGGCCGGGACCGCCGTCGGTAATAACGCCGTCAAGTACCAGCTTGTGCAGTCTTGCAGCGTTAGTGTGTGATGAAGCTGAAGATAGAActagaagatgatgatgatgatggacATGGGTGACGCCGttaaagtattttaaatttatctccCTTTTCTAccatttattttactttttcttattttatataattaaagagtTGAATTGTACATTTTGCTATAGAATAAACGGAGAGATAGCGAAAGGGGAACAGATAGCAAAATTACAATATGTGCAAGTTgtagttattaaaaataataatattaattaattgaaattatattgtGCTTTTAAGATTGAATATAATAGATAAAAATTGAGTGCCGACAGGGGGTTGTGGTGTCATTTTCTTCCCGTTTCTAAAAACGACATTTCTTGATTGTGACTTGCTTTTTGTTTACTTCTCCTAACGATCGATTTCTTAATTTTGGATCtctcaaatgataaaataaaataacacttccaatattttttttttgtaattccttttttttttattttatgattttaagtataataatttatgtataTGAGAACGACTCTATGAAGGCAAATTAAATGACAACTCggaattggtaatttaatgcCAAACGAGTAGGAATGCAAAACAATGCGCGAAAGAAGTTGACAAAAGGGACGAAATAGTTCGTATGTGGGGCTGCCCACTTCTAAAACATGTGGTGTCTGCTTCTTTAGGGATACAAATTGATTACACACAtacctatttttttttatttttttttaaacttctgGAAACGTTTTTAAATTTAGGAAACAAATTCTACGTTTTAGGTTACCGAgttttttaagtaaatgtGAAATTAGAAGGATTATTATTTGTACATGGGGGGAGTGATGTGGTGAGGGTGTGAATGGGGAATATGGGGTGGGTTCATAGGTCACATGGGGGTTTAGTGGTGGTCCTTTTCATCGCCTCACCGATTCTTTACCTAATAGTAATGGCTTGATAGAGAAAGCGGTTTGATTGTGTCTGTACATTACGCTCCATCGATTCAATGTATGGGCCTTATCTtcgttttaatttaatcaaagttTAGTTCCACTAAACGCTCGGCTCaactttataataatagtcGTGGTTATTGGGCAAAGATAGTGTGCTACCATAAATAATCTTATGAGATCTTAATTAAGAACCTTATTTGCCACCGCCATTATATGAACTCATCCATTAATAGAAGCCATGTGATCATATGCTCTATGACTGATACGTTGGGGCTGACGCTGACCGGTCATGAATTAAGTCTTAAGTTGGTAATTGCATCAATAAGTCAACACGTGGCAAGATGACGTCGGCtgattcaaataataatccaGCACCTACAAGTATACATTAAATGGAAATACCAAATCGAGCAAATCTAGCTGGCCCTGAaaccaacaaaattaagaaacgAAAAAGCATCCATAAAGGGAATTTGTTTAGAATGCAATGACTTCGATCGGTTAAAGATCCAAACATTAATCGAATTAAACATTATCAGCTATATGGTGTCTAATAACCAAAActtactttatttatatacTATACCTTGATcgtaattatttataaattggcagcagaaaaaaaaaatgaaagaaagaaggaaaagaaaatccaaaaatcaaattagaaagaaacTGGAAAATTGGACATGTCATGCCAAATGTCGAAAGACTTGAGCCCAACCCATTGCAAATCAAATGGTTGTGACGGGCCgagaggaaaataaaaaataaacatgacccctcaaatttatttcgtcaaccttcattttttaattagtcatacacaaaattttagaataattttttactctaaaaaaatagtaataatttacccttattattagttttttccttttcttttcacaCCCCACCTTTTAAACTATCAATTAAACATTTTACACACCTGAAGCACATCAATTaccatgaaattaaaaaaaaattaattgttctaGTTTAAcattaaatccaaaaaaaaaagaaagaatagcTTAACATTTACATGAAATCATTTTGTTCTTTAAACATAAACATGGAAATAATTGAAGGCATCCACAGGAATCCAGTTCCAAGTTCCAAGCATCCAATGAATGGGTTGATTCAAATctgtaatttttgtaatggGTTTGTAACGACTTGCGATTGAATCAGAACGTTTCAACAAAATCCAATTCTTTGACTAACCCAACAAGCATACAAGCCATTGCCAATTGCAAAGGCTATGAAGCAAACGACAACCCAGTGGGCAACATACTTTTGGAAGCAAATTAGGAGTGTTCCAGTCGAAACCTACCTGAAGAAAGGGCTAGCTCCATGgaccataatattttataatgttaaTTGATTATAGAATCATATGGTTCATACTGTCTTCCATAATGCTTTATAATGTTGAttgattataaaatcatatggTTCGTACTGTCTTCCTCTAGTATCTTtagcatttttcttattagaaaactaaaaatattcttCGTTACTTCAGGAAAACCATCTGATCAAAGTTAAGATGGTTCTAACGCGCCAGAATATTACATAGATTTTAGCCCGTAGGGATTTGATGGGGCTGAGGGTTCAAATCCCATTCTCCACAAAAATAATCTTTACCGTCTGTTATTGACTTTAGCAGCCGTTGAAGATTCGATGGGGGTGATGCATCAATTGGTACAAATTGATATACTTATATATCAATCATAATAAGTGCCATATTACTCAAATTGTAATTACGTAATAGTACAATTAACTGAAGCTGGTccattcttttcatttttttaaaaaataaaagttccATTGTACCCGTCAACTTCAAACTTTCTCCTGTTTCAGTACACCAAATATGCCGCAAGTGGACACCATGGAATTTTCCCTCCCCTCGATGGAATTGGTGAGTTTAGGTGGGCTCAAAGCTGTAAGCCTATTTATGAGGTCTTGGTTTAGGTTCGCATATAGTACAATTTCTTCTTCGTTGACTTTGTTGGgggttggaaaaaaaatcataggACAAATCTGACAAATAATACCCCGTGAGCGTGACTTAAGAGATATTAAATGTTGGAAATTGGAAAACTATGCTGTTGATTATAGAATCCATCCAGTATATTTTTTGGGGTTtattttagattatgaaataataatttttaaattattctctaaattattataagtatcaatttatttcttattttaattaagaagataaaaaaatctttcactAATATGCCtcaatttttcctttattttttgaacaaaaataaggGCAAATatatggtaccacagttgtaTGGTATCACAGCTGAATCCAACCATTGAATCTAGCCCACAATTGTCACCAGAGCTGGATCCACTGTGATAACATACAACTGTGGCACCATAGCTGGACCccaaaaataaagttaagttGAGATTTATAAtactttaaaacattttgaagACTATTATTTCTCAAGTGAAGTTCTATTTAAACCATGCCAGAAtttgtttccatttttctatttttgttttaatttcaaacataAAAGTCAATATGAATATCCCTCGAAGTTACAAGGCAACATCAATCCACAGTTCCAATAGAGAAATAGGAAGGTACCAAGCACTTTCATAGATTCATAGTGACCCAAAAAAACATGCATACTTTGTGTATAAGCATTAGAAGACTAGCACAACATgatcaattttaaaacaaaaaaagcaaCCGCGTCGCATTTGACACGGTTATTTACACACGCGTCTCAACTTTTCTTCTACGTAcgttatatatacacacacacccTCTCGTTTGTCCTCCAACGATATAATTAAATTCGCTCATTGTCTCTTCTTCTTGCTTCCCAAAAAGTGCTCACAAATTATATAACTTCTCAAGCTTCCTTCACTAGTCATCATGGCTGAACAACAAGCTCCTTTGAATGGAGCTTATTATGGTCCGGCGGTGCCACCGCCAACGAAGCACTACCACCGCCCTGGCCGCGGCGGAGGCTGCGGCGGCTGCTGCTGCCTATTCACCCTTTTGATCAAAATCATCGTCTCCGCCGTGTTGATCCTTGGCCTCGCAGCCTTGATCGTATGGCTCATATTCCGCCCCATCAACAAGGTCAAGTTCCACGTCACCGATGCCTCTCTCACTGAATTCAACCTCACTTCCAACAACAACCTCAACTACAAGCTTGCCCTTAACATCACCATCAGAAACCCTAACAAAAAGATCGGCGTACACTACGACCGCATCGAAGCTAGGGTTTACTACGACGACAAGAGGTTAACATCTGTTCCTCTCACTCCATTTTATCAAGGACACAAAAACACCAGCTATTTGAACCCCGTTTTCGAAGGGCAGCAGATTCTGCTTGGCGGTGCACTTAGAGACTATAATAAAGAGAATAATGCCGGAGTTTTTAGCATCGACGTGAAGCTTAAATTGAAAGTTAGGTTCAAGTTGGGCAAAATCAAGACTCCAAAGTTCAAGCCCACGATCGAGTGTGATCTGAAGGTTCCTTTGAATTCTTCTAATGGCAGATTTGCTGGCCGTCGTTTTGAAACTACTAAGTGCGATGTTGATTTCTAGTTAATTGATCATCATTGTTGATGATCATGATGATCTTATTCTCTTGTTTGATCGAGTCttcgtgttttttttttttttttccttttttgagtttattattatattcttttgttttttagcGTATACATTTTACGGTCTTGTTATTATACGGCTTCCTTTTCATTGAGGCTACACCTGGTACctttatgtaaataaataatgtttgttatttgatttttcggTTCTcgattttgatgattgtgaATGAATGTGATGTTGTTAGTAGACTTTTACACATATTTGATAGAACATAGAATACGTAATTCAAAGTCATTCAATATTTGTAAGAACTGAAGCTGGGGGAGTACGTAACGTAACCAATTGGAACAAGTCATCAAGTGACCAATTACATGCGGCCTTTGAATTGGCAGTGAGCTTAGATATCAAAACCATCAATTGATCAAATGACCCGATATTTTTTCTTCGGATAATATCGTAAGGAGCATATATTGCCGCTATCATATTATTGGACGAGTGGATGATATATTATCGAATGCATATCATAACACTAGTGTGAGAGtactacttttttttaaactaaaatatttatgggGATTTGATATTTTGTAATAGTATAGTTTGATCAAATCTCTGAACTTATTTTATACTATGTCCACACTGcaatttagattaaatttattccatttttttaGGCCATGAACTATAaacatttttgtatttaaattttttaatacttagCGGATAAGTTgttcaattattttgtaatcaaCTTGCCTGATAatcataacaaaaaaatagtgGAGCAGGGGTGGCGTTGCTCGAGGGCCGAGTGTGGTTTGTGGGCTTAAGGCCCAAGGCAAGCTTCACCTTGAAATTTACAtctcatttatataatattgttgAAGTCGGCACATAGAAAACGAAAGCCACGCATAGATGATATAAGAGTGGTTTTGGTCAATGAATTAGTCGATTTGAGCAAGTTGCTACTACTAAGACTCGGAAATAGGATGAAAAAATATCACATCGTTCATACGTTTATCAATAGTTTACTTTCTAGAAATATTGTAACTtcttaattattgttgttaattgtgttatgtaaatattaaacacatagtaaattgtatttttaaaatgctgtaaattttaaaagcagtcacatatatttgataaatcttATCGTTGAACTGCTgtaataattcaaataattgaaattgacaaaacgttgaataaaatttatttatacatttataaatatgtacatataatttttttattaagtataTATGAGAATtgataactaatttttttattttatttttttgttatctcactatattgtgtaataataataaaaatctcttaaagtttaatgattttatttccaagCTGGACAAGGATACTTTtgaacttttataatatttgtgaGGATATATATGAATTGCATGATGTTTAAAactaattctcaaaattagattttgaaaaatcattccTTTCCTGTTTTCCAAAATTTGTCGTAGGATGAGTGATTTTACCAAAAGcgattacaaaaatttatcaaatatcaaaatagcttttaactttttaaaattacttttgagtctCTCAAAAGTAATCCCAAAGGAACCCTAAGTTTTTCTTCAAGTTgcaaagtaaattttataatcaaatgtTTATCCACATAAAGATCCATTTACAAGctataattttctaaatttgaatcttaaaagtttcaaatctaaaagtaatttcataataaaacaaaaaaaaccaaaaataacaataactatcacaaattaaatatgggCAAAGAAAAACCTAAACTCTCTCATAGAAGAGGCATAacgaaactaaataaaaagaaacataatttttttttatagaaaaaagaaacataattgAATGAAAGTTTATGGAGGTAAAttcttgaattattaattggaTTAATTAGGGTAAAATTTGTTGCGTGAACGAGGGAGCTTGGCGTTGAACGCTAGTCAATGTTCTTTATACGATTGAAATTGATGATTGTCTAAAGTCAACTCGACGTTATCTCTAGT
It contains:
- the LOC102621877 gene encoding NDR1/HIN1-like protein 10, whose protein sequence is MAEQQAPLNGAYYGPAVPPPTKHYHRPGRGGGCGGCCCLFTLLIKIIVSAVLILGLAALIVWLIFRPINKVKFHVTDASLTEFNLTSNNNLNYKLALNITIRNPNKKIGVHYDRIEARVYYDDKRLTSVPLTPFYQGHKNTSYLNPVFEGQQILLGGALRDYNKENNAGVFSIDVKLKLKVRFKLGKIKTPKFKPTIECDLKVPLNSSNGRFAGRRFETTKCDVDF
- the LOC102622165 gene encoding NDR1/HIN1-like protein 1; translated protein: MSEKVCDKHGCKRRKIFRRIIAGILIFILIVLITILIVWAILRPTKPRFILQDATVYVFNVSNPNVLTSSFQVTISSRNPNDRIGIYYDKLDLYATYHSQQITYKTSLPTTYQGHKEVNVWSPYVYGNAVPVAPYNAVSLTQDQSSGIIPLTFKIDGRVRWKVGTFITGKYHLYVRCPAYINFGDRQAGTAVGNNAVKYQLVQSCSVSV